The region cttgcatcaccactaatgatggttgtggatgtcgtggaggtcatggaggtcctgcatgtagcgtaggtcatggcctacgatcgtggcctgagccgacaccacgtggtagtgggtgtgttggaagttgtggaaatcctgtatgggtccactaactccttgttcggtcgaatactgagaccgaactgctttggttgccgatctgagagtagagcttgatgccgacctgagagcagagcttgatgttcggtcgaatactgagaccgaactgctttggttgccggtctgagagtagagcttgatgccgtcctgagagcagagcttgattggttggcttttaccgagctgtaggctgaggccgaactctttggtaacgccgaactcatactcttccttgggctttgggccgaactcatactcttccttgggctttgggctgatgggccgtcattgctgttgggcttgtttagtacgcaccccatcagtaTTCTTGCAGGGCATCATAACAAGGGATGCCAACTAGACTAGGAGCATACTCCATGCGACTTCAATTCCACAAAATAAGTACCAGTATAAAATTTAACAAATGCGAAGTTAGAACTTAAAATTAAGAAAAGTGTATGTTGATGAATATTTTTTCCATGTTACAAGGACAATATACAGTACTAGTAGAATGAATATACAATGATGATCTTATATATGCTGTTTTTTTATTACCTTTTATTGCTTGTACATCATCCCATGTATGAACACACTCAGCATTACTATACTTGGAATTAAATTTGAGAGCCATTTAACGTGGTGTTCCATTTAAGTTTAGTAGACATAAGGTAGGGTCACATTCAAATTTTGTTGTCTACTCACATGGATTCTAAAATTGATGTAAAGTGAGCGCATCACACAAAAAAGTTTCTTTTGTGAAATTTCTAATTGAATAgtactttaaataattttaaaaaatgaaaaatgcaaTTAGCtagaatagtagtagtactacggATATAGGTATAGAGAGCCTACACACGGTAAAGGAGGCTTTGGTTAGTGGGGGATGATTTCATCAATTGTGGGAAACCTTTTTGTGACGCTGTTGGATTCTCTATTCTTTTATTGCAGCaaaaggcgattccgtcgcTTTGGCGGTCCCCACACTCCGGCTCGACATAATGTGAGAGGGTTCAATCatggtacgcagtagcccgttaagggggaggccttaacccactggctgccagaagcccatctcccaatgCCTTACACTTGTGCccgagagatggaagcaactacacgacagcagtgggattcgaactcaggctcattgcagcaagatcttcccatccgttgccaactgcgctacgcccctgcgggcCTCTATTCTTTTATGTTTATATGTTTACTATATGCATGTTAATAATTGTTTTATAGTATTATGCTTTCAATCCATGATATCAATGACAATTAAAGACTTAAGTGTTTGCATCATATGGAGATTTTTGGGGAATCTTATATAAGATGAATCGTGATGGATGCAAATTTAACGAAtgagtactactattatttaagtTATGTTGAGATCCctaataaatactagtagtactagaATTTCTCCAGTATCATATTTGAAAAGTCAATACTATATATTTACAGTTATCATAGCATTTTAAAATTGGAGTAACCCCATGAAATACTTCAAGTGTCCATTTTGAACTTAAGCCAAACACGCTTACGTGAAATGACATATCCGCCCTCAACAATTTTTGGTAGGGGAGTACATCTTTTAGTAGAGTAGTAATGCAAAACAGGTAAAATTAACTTAAAATTTCCTATCCGGGCTATCTAACTTAAAGAATAAAATAACGATTAAGATTATTCTCTAAATATAGACatccaacaaaaataaaatttcaatttcgaTACAGGCTGGGCGGATAGGGGTCAATTGTGTCAATTCAAGGTGGAGGAGCGCATGAATAATGTCCATTTACGTAAATTCCGATCTTTTAATACTTATGAGCTGCGAGTAATTACATGAAAAACAGATTTTGACTTCCATTATTGGAGAGCTgaaatttagttttattttgtaaaagTCGTCATTCGATGCATAATTATTGTATTggtgataaaaataaaaataaaattaaaaataaaaataaagaaattcgGTCAAAAACGTGCCTTAGTATATATAACTAGTATATGGAAATATCATATATTGAGCTGTCTCTTGAACATTATACTTTTAACATTCCTCCATTGGAGACAGACATCATATAGCTTTCCCATATTATGCTTTCCTTAAAATAAGATTGGTATGTCTGCAATTGAACATCTCTGCCATTCAAAAATGAGAAATTAATATACTCTCTGTCTACCAATAATcatcttattttatcattttcaatCGTCCactaataaatattatagtatttgCTTTTATACTCATTTTTGTAATGGAACCACATATTTcacttaaatttattttataataaaataaatttataaaaataggatTCACCTTCGGCAATATTAAAGATTTTTCTTATTGTCTATGTTTATCACCCTCGATTTTGATCTGATAATTTCTCTAATTAACGTCGCCTCATTATCTACCCAACAGATTATAGGAGTAGTACTACGGAGTAGTAATGAACACAAACTTTAAAaagtaattataattataacaaaaccattaaatgaaatatacttaaattcataattaatcTTATTCcataatactataattaatttctgaagttaataaaaattatgaagtttgaTTCCAttgaaacaaaatcaaaagcATGCcctcttttaaataaaattcccacaaagtgtaaaaaaataatgcgaaaatatcttataaatgcattAATATGACACAAACTTGTGTGAGTCTATTTAAGCATTGAAATAGATAAAACATCGGTGACTCCAAAAATTGTTAGATTCCATTTATTCTGATTTAATACTACTTCATTTTAAATGGAGCTTGGCCAAGTCAAAGCAAAAAAAAGAATGTGGAATATGAATCAATATAAAAGAAAAGTCATGTATACTGTATACTATGTTTGAGTGACagaaaataaatagtactctctccgttccatagtagtagagacATTTTTTCGGCATGAAGATTCAGAAAATGATGTGTAATAAAAAGAATAATGTAagaaagaggaaaaagtagagagaataaagtaagagtgagggAAAAGtgaagaaatgtgttaacttttattaaaaaggaaatgactctattactatagaacgtaccaaaatgataaaatgagtaTATTatttactatggaacggaggagtACTCCATGATTTAATAATTCAAGTTGTGCAAAAAAAGAGAGCACACTCACCAGATCCTGGACAATATAAATAGCCAACCATATTTGCAAATCCTCTGAACTCAACTTCTCTACaaataaaatttcaagaaaACAAACCTCGTCCTCAACACTAAAACTTCCaactctttttttctctctctacaaaatCAACACCATGTCCACAATAGTCTGCCAGCAGAATTTCGTCACCGAGACCACTACCACCCTAAAACTCAGAGTCGCGCAGGCCGGCGCCGGCGATGACCCTCTCGGAAGCTGGGGATTTCTCCAAAACAACTCTCACCAATCATCAGCCCTCAATAAAGATTTCTACTACACTCACCCTTTATCCTACAATTCCAAACTCAGCCCCAAATCCCTTCAATTATGCACCGAGAATTTGGGGAGCGAATCCGGCTACGACACCTTCTCCGACTGCACCACCATTTTCTCCGCCTCCGACGATCACCCAACCTTCTCACTCCGCCACTGCAAACACCAGAAAGCTTCGCCCAAATACTACCGGAAAATTAATGATTTTCCGCCGCCACTCACCACAATGAGCGGCGCCAGCTCGCTGCAGGTGCGCCGCCACAGCGAAGGCGGCCGCCTCATCATCGACGCGGTCGAGGGGCCTTTCAGAAACTCCTACCTCCACGCCGAGAGGAGTGACGGCCGCCTCAAGCTCTCCTTCACCACCGCCACCGCTGAAGAGGAAGAAATTGAGGAGTCTGAAAATGAATCTGAATCGGAATCAGAATCGGATATGAATTTGTTGGAGAAATTTCAGAGGTTTAGTAGGTGCAAAGATGGCGGCAGCCATGAAACCAAAGCGTTGTGCAGTAATTGGAAACCTTCAACACTTTGCGTCGCAACTTcctaatatttttttctaataGTTTTTGGATCTACAAATTTTAGTTTTGTTGGATCCTTTTTTACCCTAACTAATTTTTTCGTTTTGCCTTTACTTTGGATGGATTGGAATTATGGGGTGTGGTTTGCACATCATCTTCTTTCTTCTTAGCATGTTTTTACCACCCTGCCTAGAATTCCCTAAAACAATTAGCGTATTATTCGAATATATTTCAGATTATAACGGGAACTACATTAATTTTTACGTAcaaatttaattacttataGCATCCATAGGTTTGAGTAATGACTAGATGCTaataggttttttttttaacatagattaattaaattgatttaaaaGCTCCACCTTGAAATTGAACTCCCTTCGTTTCATTAAAACTGATTCTTAGTATCATATTTGGGTGTCCCACATAGTCAttaaatctattttattttctctttatttctctatttaactaaccaaattaatattttcttaaatttcgtatccaaaataaatatttttcttttaatggtACGGATGGAATATTCAGTTATAAAAGATGTTGCTTTCACAACAAAAGGAGATTGACCTCAATTACTTATTTAAGTGTTTATTCTCACTATTAAATAGTAAATGAGAGTTTAATTTATTACATAGGCTTTCAAAAGCATTGCCATATCCCATAGTTCTCCCCAAGTCGCTTATTATATTCGATTACCTCAATTTTGCCCACTTTATAGATAGAATGAGATTTTCTGCCTAAACTTTTGAACCTGCAATAAATTTGTCTCCTAAGTACTATTTTAcccttttaatgagaattttatGTAGatgtaataatttaattttcaatcaATCTCATTCATTCATGTATTTGATCAAATGGTTATTACATGAGTTCACACTAGGGATCTAGTTGCATCCCAATACACCTATAATGCTATGACAAactaatatactactactactataccaGAAAATTACATGTTAATTATGGACTATACAAACAAAACGAACTACGATCAGCCACTGATTAAACGTATGTGTTATATGTAGAAAATGAagtttgttttaaaattttgccTGCAGTAGTAGAtgtacattttttttctctcaaagGAATTATGTAAATTAAACGTATCTAAAAGAAGAGGAGTGATGTAAAACCTAACTACATAACTACTACTCCCTAATCACGAATTTACACATTTAACCCGCTAAAAAATAATGGAATTTTCTTGTTATTTATGTTAATAGATAATATTCATAAGAGACAATTTCTTGATAAACACTCATTTAACGTGACTGAGATTTGAGTGTGACAACTTAATTGCAAATACACGTGATCAAGCCAAATAGTGAAACTTCCCTCAGCCTGATCCTTAACGTTTGGAACTttatacatattttattttattttttgtcggGGAAATCTGTCAATTTAGGATGCAAAATGAgcttaaggccatccacaacgctgttcctataccgttcctataccgttccttaaaccactatttgagggccccactgtacttttttactccattccttaactaaggaacggaacctgcaaccctccgttccttaaccgttccttaaccgttccttaaattactattcattctatttcaatttttatttttatttccaactaaattaaattaaataaacacactacaaacatactttattaaaaaacaaacatactttattaaaaaacacacaatattaaaaaaaattacaacttaaacttaaaaaaattaaaaaaaacacacaattcaaatcctaaaaaaataaaaaacacacaataaaaaacacacaattaaacgtgggaaaataaaaaaactactccgccggcgaatcatcctccggaggcggtcgaggtttagggggagggggaagaccaagtagtcctgccatatgcacaattccgttccaccaggccgtgaattgggcgtacgagaagcgggaagtgtccgccattgtggcggttatgtacgccaccataagtgtgttcgagcctccttgtgagcccgatcccgaggccgactggcttgattctcctcggcccttcctcgctctagccgctttcgccgccttcgtcccttgcggacgacggcgcccacggctagatccctcgtactcggcggccgtaaccccaacctcctgcgtgccacgatcactgggcgcatcggtgtcaccagacgagtactggccgctcgtcgtgtgcttcgtccgctttgaggttgatcccgagctggagcggacaccaccggcccacctttcctcgtccttgacgagctgccaaatatcaacatatttgaactgtacaccggtgtcctggtggaaggcgcgcatagccgccctcagtatgtcggcgcccgaagctccgctttggtagtgcgccgcttcggaggagtagatcccgcagaattttttgacctgtaaatcgactcggccaaagtgagcacgaagcattgtatatttgcgcttccgggcccctttcggcttagtctcgtggtagacatcacggaccttttcccagaagcacttggcggcttgttggttgccgacgatgggatcatatgagacggtgagccaggcggtgtacaccgcctttgtttcttcgttggtgtagggatgccggcccagatcctccggctcctcctcctcatcctcctcgggtgcctcagacgcagccctgtagcttccaccgcctcggcctcctccctgagtgggttcaacggggatatcctcccgaatctgggacaaaccctgggaaagccgcgagccggagcctcgagcgtaggcatccacatcgaaagtgggtggttggtacccacccggcgtcgccgacccctgcgtgcccggcgtcgatgacccagaaccaccaagtgtgttgtacatggtctcccaatcgccgaacgcgttgagatcccaccctccggcgccgccaccaccgtaattgccgtcgccggacattttttgaagagatagaatatgaaaattggagagaaattgatgttgatgtaggaagaatagatgtgtagttgtgtataaaatgaatgaattaggtgtatttatagaataagaaaataaaaataaaaattaaaaaaattaagaaaaagttaaaaaaaacggtaatgttaccgtttaaaaaaattttttttttttttaaaattcgatttttataaaaaaaaaataattattgcgtcattgctgacgtgtcccactcgcgggccggcgagtgggaagcacgcacgcacggggatcggccacgtcgcccaggcgcgtggcggcttgttccgtgccgcgttacgtgccgtcggcacccggcacggaatgggaacgggacgggagcggaatgcagcgccgcaacgcgttccgcggcgaaaccgttccggcggaacggcacgcggaacggtttcggcacgcgttgcgggtgctctaaaaGTCCAAATTTTTTATTCCTAGACATTATCCTtatttaagctaattgagtctccatcacaactttttttttttggtcttTAGTTCAAATTCTAAATTAGCAGAAGCATGATTTATGTTTGGTTCCATTAAAATACAACCATTTATATTTCTTATTCAATCCGACACACATATAGTGATATAGATGAGTCGTGACACGTAGTGCACGTTAAATCTCATAAATTATTGTCAAAATCAATAAGTCTACATAcgacataaaaataaaaactcaatttattcttttttcgGCAACATAATCTTTTATAGCAAAAAAAATCTAGAGTGACTAGTTTGACTTATTAAAGTGTTAATTAATTCCCGAATTGCGGGAGCGTAATTACCTTAGTTAATAACTTTGAAACATAAGTAATGATGCATGAAACTTTAATATTTCAAGAGATGTAGGACCATTTTATAGTGGAAAAATATAAGATTTGTCTAATTGCCTCAAATGTTTCTAGGAGACAAAATAATCTTCCAAGATTCCTGTAAAAATAGGTGGCAGCCGCCCACCTAACTCAAAATGGAATCCAcataattcttttaatattagATGTTTAGTAGCTTTTACTCACAAGTCACCATCACGACTCTTCTTAATATTTCAAGCGGTAAAGTaaatctatactaatataaaaggCGAGTTTTGAGCCGTTTTGAATAGTCATTTTATGCCAGGATgcaaatataatttaaaaaattatatattccaCTTTGAACTCATTAAATTTCGGAAGCACAATTTGAAATTTACCCGGCAATTTCTatcttcaaatataaaaattgattatgaaTTAATTGTCATAATTATCCACTCTCTACAGCGGTAATGATCATTTGTAGTTGCCATGATTTGTAACGGCCACTTATTAAGAATTTGTAACCGTCCACAATTGTATATGGGCAACTATTTTTCTGACTTTAGTTTGAAATAATCAAGTTAAAACGTGTTTTATCctaatcaaatgaaaaatacgAATATCAGTTATAAAATAGCATTTTTATCCTATTATATATGGTTGAAGAAAATTGCATTTAGTGTGAATAAAATTGTAAGTTTTGTAGCACTTGCGTTTCATAGATGTCAACGATAATTCAATgtaaatttattactactaatcATGCTACAATTCCATACATTTATGataatatttctttatttttttgtctaTAAATATTTATCATTGTTATCTTATACCTCACTCTCTCGTtgccttccctattgcataTTTTCAGAATGGTTCTTACCTTTACCAAATTTGCATGCCAAAGAACAATTGATCATTTTTGTTCTAGTTAGGTCACTAATGAATTTGCTTATTTAAAGGGGAAATCTATTGAGGATGTTCAGTAGCTTGAGGTAATTTttacgttttttattttttgatttattaTGCTGTAGATGATTTCTTTTGGAATATATTTTGTTCTatcaaaatatatccatttcTCTTTGAATAAAAATTGTTGGTTTTGAATAAAAATTGTTGGATTTTTGTTCCAGGAAGGGTTGCATTGGATTTTTGGGAAGATTGAAACTGTAGAATGCCATTACGGAAAGTGGTTCTATATGGTATGCAGAAGATCTGTTAAAAGGACGATGGAGGTTGAGAATATGTTCGCATGTGGACATTGTGATAAGATTGATCGAATTTCCTTGCCAAGGTATAATATTTCTGACGGtataatatttgttttatatgttTCAATGTTTTGTAATTATGAGTTATCTGTGTTCGTGTATTTTAATTGACGAAGCTTGGAGACAAACCAAATGTTGTCGGCTTAGAATGTGTTTGCCATAATCCTTTAATATATGTGTTTTGCCGTTCCTTATCTTATTAAGATTTTTTGGTTATTTATATGAATCCAGTTACTACAtttgtatacatatataaaatgtgAATTACTTACTAGCTAGGAGAAATATAATATCATTAAATTGTGAAATTAGTGCATTACTAATTCATTAGATAGAAAATGTTGCCCATTCCCTTTTCTAAAAGTTATTATACAGTATAATCGTTTATATAATTGAATTCTTAAGTTTATTAAACATTTAACACCTAATactccaaattttatttccatttggACTACCAAAAttgttatttcaaaatttattttgaccAATTTGTAGGGTAATGTTATGAAAGTTGAAAagtttttaaatttcatatcataAATGGAGGAAATTGAAAGGTTTTAGAATAGCCCCCAATTCATTTGTTTGGACTATAAACATGTGATAGTTGATAGTTTATAAGTTGATAGTTTATAATTCACTCACTCTGtttattttttgcaaaaaatatgCTTGATTTTAGGTATTCTTCTGAATTCTCAACCATATTGTTTTTGCTTttagtatatatttatacattattGTTGTTATTATGACATAAGTTCATGTTCCCATCAaacaattttgtaaattagcat is a window of Salvia splendens isolate huo1 chromosome 3, SspV2, whole genome shotgun sequence DNA encoding:
- the LOC121793932 gene encoding protein FANTASTIC FOUR 3-like, producing MSTIVCQQNFVTETTTTLKLRVAQAGAGDDPLGSWGFLQNNSHQSSALNKDFYYTHPLSYNSKLSPKSLQLCTENLGSESGYDTFSDCTTIFSASDDHPTFSLRHCKHQKASPKYYRKINDFPPPLTTMSGASSLQVRRHSEGGRLIIDAVEGPFRNSYLHAERSDGRLKLSFTTATAEEEEIEESENESESESESDMNLLEKFQRFSRCKDGGSHETKALCSNWKPSTLCVATS